One [Clostridium] saccharolyticum WM1 DNA segment encodes these proteins:
- a CDS encoding arabinose ABC transporter substrate-binding protein, producing MKKTAVIILAAAMAMGLTACSGFSAEEPAATTKAGTTETTAAGTQAEEKTQAQAGGKGVVYGIYKAGDQTWFIDEGAAAQKVVEEKGDEFIYVDAKMNPEEYLKAIDNAIANKAKGIVTCIPDQTMSQAVVDKCKEAGIPIIAADDALQTEAGEKIAPWVGINAYVIGQANGQWLADYANKNNLAQDPDCGLLILTMDTVSSCVPRAEGEYDKFTEACPDFGKEKIFKADYDGTTDKGNVAATSVFTAHPEIKKWLVTGANEEGTIGAVRALESAGLDANATVVGLGAYMAKDEWNNKGADGTCMKAAAYFSSDSVGAGSVNVLYDVVSGKEVPMETAVDAVIVTPENYKEVMGKAAE from the coding sequence ATGAAAAAAACAGCAGTCATTATTTTGGCAGCAGCAATGGCAATGGGGTTGACAGCCTGCAGCGGATTTTCCGCTGAAGAGCCGGCGGCAACCACAAAGGCAGGTACCACAGAGACAACGGCAGCCGGTACCCAGGCGGAAGAAAAGACCCAGGCGCAGGCAGGAGGGAAGGGCGTTGTTTACGGAATTTACAAGGCCGGGGATCAGACCTGGTTCATTGACGAAGGGGCGGCGGCCCAGAAAGTGGTGGAGGAAAAGGGCGACGAGTTTATCTATGTAGATGCGAAAATGAACCCGGAAGAATACTTAAAGGCCATTGACAATGCCATTGCCAATAAGGCCAAGGGAATCGTTACCTGCATCCCGGACCAAACCATGTCCCAGGCCGTTGTTGATAAATGCAAGGAAGCGGGCATCCCCATTATAGCGGCTGATGACGCGCTTCAGACGGAGGCGGGAGAAAAAATCGCTCCATGGGTCGGCATTAACGCTTACGTAATCGGACAGGCCAACGGCCAGTGGCTGGCGGATTATGCCAATAAAAATAATCTGGCACAAGATCCGGACTGCGGACTGCTGATTCTCACCATGGACACGGTTTCCTCCTGTGTTCCCCGGGCGGAAGGCGAATATGACAAGTTTACGGAAGCCTGCCCTGATTTTGGGAAAGAGAAGATTTTCAAAGCGGATTATGACGGAACCACGGATAAGGGAAATGTAGCCGCCACATCCGTCTTTACCGCCCATCCGGAAATCAAGAAATGGCTGGTAACAGGAGCCAATGAGGAAGGCACCATCGGTGCAGTCCGCGCCTTAGAGAGCGCAGGCCTGGATGCCAATGCAACGGTAGTAGGCCTGGGAGCTTATATGGCAAAGGATGAATGGAACAACAAGGGAGCTGACGGAACCTGTATGAAGGCAGCCGCTTACTTTTCTTCCGATTCTGTAGGAGCAGGCTCGGTCAATGTTTTATACGATGTGGTCAGCGGAAAAGAGGTTCCAATGGAGACAGCCGTAGATGCAGTGATCGTTACCCCCGAAAATTACAAGGAAGTGATGGGGAAAGCAGCGGAATAA
- a CDS encoding AraC family transcriptional regulator: protein MLSTERGVISGSDYYVYTPSALAKKIFLYPINMGLFRYEPGYSLHRNAYDSFLIMFIRRGECQVETGGRIYNAGPGQVVLLNCYEPHAYWTSKGWEAEWLHFDGKGGAGYYEAILDGGPPVISLRDTYRLEKYLHKIYLQFRECISTKEAWLNNYIVNILTELLVNRDNEHSENVSSSIIEDTIAYISEHLTDPLTLKDMADQASLSPFYFSRLFKKESGFSPHEYVIAARVNNAKFLLKSSDISIKDICFSTGFTSESSFCTTFKKETGITPSQYRFSIRN from the coding sequence ATGCTGTCTACAGAACGAGGGGTCATTTCAGGATCTGATTATTATGTATACACCCCCAGTGCCCTGGCCAAAAAAATCTTCTTATATCCTATCAATATGGGACTTTTCCGGTACGAACCCGGCTATTCCCTTCATCGGAATGCCTATGACAGTTTCCTCATCATGTTCATCCGAAGGGGAGAATGCCAGGTGGAGACAGGAGGACGAATCTATAACGCAGGCCCAGGACAAGTAGTATTATTAAACTGCTATGAGCCTCACGCCTACTGGACATCAAAGGGCTGGGAAGCGGAATGGCTTCATTTTGACGGCAAAGGCGGGGCAGGATATTATGAAGCAATCCTGGATGGCGGCCCTCCGGTCATCTCCTTAAGGGATACCTACCGTCTGGAAAAATATCTCCACAAAATTTATCTGCAGTTCCGGGAATGTATTTCCACAAAAGAGGCCTGGCTGAACAATTACATTGTTAATATCCTAACGGAGCTTTTGGTTAACAGAGACAATGAGCATTCCGAAAACGTCTCTTCCAGCATCATTGAGGATACCATTGCCTACATCAGCGAACATCTGACCGATCCCCTCACCCTGAAGGATATGGCGGACCAGGCCTCCTTAAGCCCCTTTTATTTCAGCAGGCTGTTTAAAAAGGAATCCGGATTTTCACCTCACGAATATGTGATCGCTGCCAGGGTCAACAATGCCAAGTTCCTTTTAAAGTCCTCTGACATCTCCATTAAGGACATCTGCTTCAGCACAGGCTTTACCAGTGAAAGCAGCTTTTGCACTACCTTTAAGAAAGAGACGGGAATCACTCCTTCCCAATACCGTTTTTCTATCAGAAACTGA
- a CDS encoding putative manganese-dependent inorganic diphosphatase — translation MGENYKNRKTIVIGHKNPDTDSICSAICYANLKRVLTGEDYQPGRAGHVNEETQFVLHYFGIEAPELVENVKTQVRDIEIRKTKGVKKNLSLKKAWNLMQEANVVTIPAVTDDGMLEGLITVGDIARSYMNVYDSSILSKANTQYENIVETLEGAMVVGGKNEYFNHGKVLIAAANPDMMEYYISKGDLVILGNRYESQLCAIEMEAACIIVCEGAAVSMTIKKLAQERGCTVMTTPYDTYTAARLVNQSIPISYFMTTEGLISFEEEDYIDDIKDVMASKRHRDFPILDKDGKYMGMISRRNLLGAKGKRLILVDHNEKTQAVEGMASAEILEIIDHHRLGTVETIAPVFFRNQPVGCTATIVYQMYQENKVKIEPKIAGLLCSAIISDTLLFRSPTCTESDKQAALTLSDIAGIQVEKYASSMFAAGSNLKGKTDAEIFYQDFKKFMVGKVSFGVGQISSLNAKELEELKGRMLPYMKKAREEHGMDMMFFMLTNILTESTELLCEGQGAKQMIAVAFRAEEEESGAEDHIVSLPGVVSRKKQLIPGIMLAVQE, via the coding sequence ATGGGAGAAAATTATAAGAACAGAAAGACAATCGTAATAGGTCATAAAAATCCTGACACAGATTCCATCTGTTCTGCCATTTGCTATGCAAATTTAAAAAGAGTGCTCACCGGAGAAGATTATCAGCCGGGCCGGGCGGGTCATGTCAACGAAGAGACGCAATTCGTTCTTCATTACTTTGGCATAGAGGCTCCGGAGCTAGTGGAGAATGTGAAAACCCAGGTCCGTGACATTGAAATACGTAAAACAAAGGGCGTAAAGAAAAACCTGTCCTTGAAAAAAGCGTGGAATTTAATGCAGGAAGCGAATGTAGTGACCATTCCTGCCGTGACCGACGATGGAATGCTGGAAGGGCTGATCACTGTAGGAGATATTGCCAGATCCTATATGAATGTATATGACAGCAGCATTTTATCAAAGGCAAATACCCAGTACGAAAATATTGTGGAAACCCTGGAAGGGGCCATGGTAGTCGGCGGGAAGAATGAATATTTTAATCATGGAAAGGTACTTATCGCGGCAGCAAACCCAGATATGATGGAATATTACATTTCCAAGGGCGACCTTGTGATCCTGGGGAACCGTTATGAATCCCAGCTGTGCGCCATTGAGATGGAGGCGGCCTGCATCATTGTCTGCGAGGGTGCGGCGGTATCCATGACCATCAAAAAGCTGGCCCAGGAACGGGGCTGTACCGTTATGACTACCCCGTATGACACTTATACGGCCGCCCGTCTGGTGAACCAGAGCATTCCCATAAGCTATTTCATGACCACAGAAGGGTTGATATCCTTTGAAGAGGAAGATTACATTGATGACATAAAAGACGTAATGGCAAGCAAGCGCCACCGTGATTTTCCCATTCTTGATAAAGACGGGAAGTACATGGGAATGATCTCCCGCCGGAACTTACTGGGCGCAAAGGGAAAACGCCTGATACTGGTGGATCATAATGAAAAAACACAGGCTGTGGAAGGCATGGCAAGTGCAGAGATCCTGGAGATCATCGACCATCACAGACTCGGGACGGTGGAAACCATTGCCCCTGTATTTTTCCGTAATCAGCCGGTAGGCTGTACGGCTACCATCGTATACCAGATGTATCAGGAAAACAAGGTGAAGATTGAGCCAAAGATTGCAGGACTGCTGTGCAGTGCCATAATTTCTGATACCCTGTTATTCCGTTCTCCTACCTGTACGGAGTCAGACAAACAGGCAGCTCTCACCCTTTCTGATATAGCAGGCATTCAGGTGGAGAAATACGCTTCCTCCATGTTTGCGGCAGGAAGCAACTTAAAGGGAAAAACAGATGCAGAGATCTTTTATCAGGATTTCAAGAAGTTCATGGTCGGAAAGGTGTCCTTCGGAGTAGGACAAATCAGTTCCTTAAACGCCAAGGAGCTGGAGGAGCTGAAGGGCCGGATGCTGCCTTACATGAAAAAGGCCAGAGAAGAACATGGCATGGACATGATGTTTTTTATGCTTACCAACATTCTGACGGAATCCACTGAGCTGCTGTGCGAGGGACAGGGAGCGAAGCAGATGATTGCAGTAGCTTTCCGGGCAGAAGAGGAAGAGTCTGGGGCAGAAGACCACATCGTAAGCCTGCCCGGGGTGGTATCCAGAAAGAAACAGCTGATACCTGGCATCATGCTGGCAGTCCAGGAATAG
- a CDS encoding sugar ABC transporter ATP-binding protein, with protein MGSVLEFQNISKYFPGVKALDQVSFQANSGEVLAFLGENGAGKSTLLKVLNGDYQPTGGKYLLDGVEKHFQSPHEAIEEGISVIYQERQILLELSVAENIYLGRMPVTRLGFIDARKANEMTTKIIADFGLPISPTAKVKDLSIAYQQMVEIMKAYSRENLKVICFDEPTASLSDSEIESLFKVIGKLKEEGKIIIYVSHRMDELRRITDKAVIFKDGRYVATVETGKVPEAELIRMMVGRDLGDIYRNLDRNKVMGEVLLEVKNLSSDYVKENSFVLRRGEVLGFSGLVGAGRTELMRAIIGADEAKSGEIYLEGKKIHNRSPHEAMEHGIVLVPEDRKMQGILSNLSVSDNMNIAMLDVNSSKLGFVSREKEEKLALNGIRDFKIKTSSPDKKIVELSGGNQQKCIVARWISTNPKVLILDEPTKGIDVGAKSEFYHMICKFAREGLGIILISSELPEVIGLSDRIIVMKSLRITGEIAAAEATESKLLSLGMIGEVQE; from the coding sequence ATGGGGAGTGTATTGGAATTTCAGAATATATCCAAATATTTTCCCGGAGTAAAGGCGCTGGACCAGGTATCCTTCCAGGCGAACTCCGGGGAGGTTCTGGCGTTTTTAGGGGAAAACGGGGCAGGAAAGTCCACTTTGTTAAAGGTTCTTAATGGAGATTACCAGCCTACCGGAGGGAAATATCTTCTGGATGGGGTTGAGAAGCATTTCCAGTCCCCCCATGAGGCCATTGAGGAAGGGATTTCCGTCATATATCAGGAGCGGCAGATTCTTCTGGAATTGTCCGTAGCGGAAAACATTTATCTGGGAAGGATGCCTGTGACCAGGCTGGGGTTCATCGATGCCCGTAAGGCAAATGAGATGACAACAAAAATCATCGCGGATTTTGGCCTTCCCATCAGTCCCACAGCAAAGGTGAAGGATTTAAGCATCGCCTATCAGCAGATGGTGGAAATTATGAAGGCTTATTCCAGAGAAAATTTAAAAGTGATCTGTTTTGACGAGCCTACGGCCTCTCTGTCGGATTCGGAAATTGAATCCCTGTTTAAGGTTATCGGGAAGCTGAAAGAAGAGGGAAAGATCATCATTTATGTGTCTCACCGCATGGACGAGCTTAGGCGGATTACCGATAAGGCGGTAATTTTCAAGGACGGCCGATATGTGGCTACGGTAGAGACGGGAAAGGTGCCGGAAGCGGAACTGATCCGCATGATGGTGGGCCGTGACCTGGGAGATATCTACAGAAACTTGGACAGGAACAAGGTTATGGGCGAAGTGCTTCTGGAGGTGAAAAACTTATCCTCAGACTATGTGAAAGAGAATTCCTTTGTGCTGCGAAGGGGAGAGGTGCTGGGTTTTTCCGGCCTTGTGGGGGCGGGAAGGACTGAGCTTATGCGGGCCATTATCGGAGCAGATGAGGCAAAAAGCGGTGAGATTTATCTGGAAGGAAAGAAAATTCACAACCGTTCCCCTCATGAAGCCATGGAGCACGGGATCGTCCTGGTGCCGGAGGACCGGAAGATGCAAGGCATCCTTTCAAATTTAAGCGTCAGCGACAACATGAACATTGCCATGCTGGATGTCAATTCCAGCAAGCTGGGGTTTGTCAGCCGGGAAAAGGAAGAGAAGCTGGCCTTGAACGGAATCCGGGACTTTAAGATCAAGACTTCGTCTCCTGACAAAAAAATCGTGGAGCTTTCCGGCGGAAACCAGCAGAAATGCATTGTGGCCCGCTGGATCAGCACCAATCCAAAGGTGCTGATCTTAGATGAACCCACCAAGGGAATTGACGTAGGCGCCAAATCTGAATTTTATCATATGATCTGTAAATTTGCCAGGGAAGGACTGGGGATCATTCTGATATCCTCCGAGCTTCCTGAGGTGATCGGCCTGTCAGACCGGATCATTGTGATGAAATCATTGAGAATCACAGGAGAAATAGCGGCGGCGGAAGCGACCGAAAGCAAGCTTCTGAGCCTGGGTATGATTGGGGAGGTACAGGAATAA
- a CDS encoding shikimate kinase — protein sequence MISKLDNITLIGMPASGKSTVGVLLAKRLGYSFVDVDIVIQEQEGRLLKEIIAEEGQEGFMAVENRINAGLKAHHSVIAPGGSVIYGKEAMEHLKKISTVVYLKLSYESIEERLGNLVDRGVVLKDGMTLRDLYEERVPYYEKYADIIMDENGLDAGKTVDMLRSIMEEKFGLTT from the coding sequence ATGATAAGTAAGCTTGATAACATTACGCTGATCGGCATGCCGGCTTCCGGCAAAAGCACGGTGGGCGTTCTGCTGGCAAAACGCCTTGGATATTCCTTTGTGGATGTGGATATTGTAATCCAGGAACAGGAGGGACGCCTGTTAAAGGAAATTATCGCGGAGGAGGGCCAGGAAGGCTTTATGGCTGTGGAAAACAGGATCAATGCCGGGTTAAAGGCCCACCATAGCGTCATTGCCCCGGGAGGAAGTGTGATCTATGGAAAAGAAGCTATGGAGCATTTAAAAAAGATCAGTACAGTGGTGTATTTAAAGCTCAGCTATGAAAGCATAGAAGAACGGCTGGGGAATCTGGTAGACCGGGGAGTCGTGTTAAAGGATGGAATGACCTTAAGAGACTTATATGAGGAAAGAGTCCCTTATTATGAGAAATATGCGGATATAATCATGGATGAGAACGGACTTGATGCTGGAAAAACGGTGGACATGCTGAGATCCATTATGGAGGAAAAGTTTGGTCTGACAACATAG
- a CDS encoding DUF5107 domain-containing protein: MEAVKIWEESMVIPTYEVGEADKNPMFLESRVYQGSSGKIYPYPTIEKIYDTRIDKAYQAVWLENEYLKVMILPELGGRIQRAFDKTNHYDFVYYNHVIKPALVGLCGPWISGGIEFNWPQHHRPTTFSPVDYMLIENEDGSKTCRVCDVDQMYGTKGEASFTLYPGKAYIEIKGQLYNPTPLPQTFLWWANPAVPVNDYTQSVFPPDVHAVMDHGKRDVSRFPIATGVYYKHDYSQGVDISRYKNIPVPTSYMAEKSEFNFVGGYDYQVGAGILHVADHHISPGKKQWTWGCGDFGKAWDRNLTDEDGPYIELMTGVYTDNQPDFTWLKPMEEKTFTQYFMPYKAVGPVKNASIHAVINLETRENEIHILAYGTQEYPHGRILLTYGKETLLDETTLLSPVHTYEKTLHTYVEDETRLTLKVLSGGRELVSYTPLKKEVPELPSPAKAAGDPEKIMTNEELYLTGLHIEQYRHATYRPDPYYIEGLKRDPGDMRINNAYGSLLLARGCFEEAEEHFKKALKRAVWKNPNPYDSEPCYNLGLALLYQGKTEKAFDAFYKATWSGQQQEMGFYYLSCIESMRGNYESALELVEKGLVRNTHNVKARALKAYLLRRLGRTAEARALIGENLKVDSFDYVSRLESAYLEPDRQAEIRTKISRLARGFHENYLMAARHYGEFGAYEAAVQTLDQCSRKWPMVYYYKAYYQELMGRDSTEALKQAEDCSTDYCFPNKLEDILVLKLATEKNPEGANAYYYLGNLYYDKLQYRTALSYWEQSARLNPRFPTVWRNLSLAYYNKEKDRERAKTAMETAYGLNPADARIFLELDQLYKKLDMPAAERLERYEAARDVFMKRDDLMIEYATLLNLLGRYGEAYEFIMNHKFHPWEGGEGKVTAQYVVSLVELARQAMDEKEWDRAKEYLTKALKYPENLGEGKLEGTKDNHINYYLGVVMENLGRAEEARAYFEMACVGTDEPSGMMYYNDQPADMIYYQGLAKEKLGKPVEARARFDKLLDYGAKHMPDHMKIEYFAVSLPDFLIYEEDLDKKNKAHCNYLIGLGKMGLGDMAEAREAFLETIRLDHTHLNAIRYLNMI, encoded by the coding sequence ATGGAAGCAGTAAAAATTTGGGAGGAATCCATGGTCATACCCACCTATGAGGTGGGGGAAGCAGATAAAAATCCGATGTTTCTGGAAAGCCGTGTTTATCAGGGTAGCTCGGGAAAGATTTATCCGTATCCTACCATTGAGAAGATCTATGATACCAGGATAGATAAAGCCTATCAGGCAGTATGGCTGGAAAATGAATATTTGAAGGTAATGATACTCCCGGAGCTGGGCGGAAGGATCCAGCGGGCCTTTGATAAAACCAACCATTATGATTTCGTCTATTACAATCACGTTATAAAACCTGCCCTGGTAGGGCTTTGCGGCCCCTGGATCAGCGGCGGGATCGAATTTAACTGGCCCCAGCACCACCGGCCTACCACCTTTTCCCCTGTGGACTATATGCTGATAGAAAATGAGGATGGTTCCAAAACCTGCCGGGTCTGCGACGTGGACCAAATGTACGGAACCAAGGGGGAGGCCAGTTTCACTCTGTATCCGGGAAAGGCTTATATAGAAATAAAGGGCCAGCTTTACAATCCAACGCCGCTGCCCCAGACCTTTTTATGGTGGGCTAATCCGGCAGTCCCGGTCAATGATTACACCCAGTCTGTTTTCCCGCCGGATGTCCATGCTGTCATGGACCACGGAAAACGGGATGTATCCCGTTTTCCCATTGCTACGGGCGTATATTATAAGCATGACTACAGCCAAGGCGTAGACATTTCCCGTTATAAAAATATCCCGGTCCCCACCTCTTACATGGCTGAAAAGAGTGAGTTTAACTTTGTAGGCGGCTATGATTACCAGGTAGGGGCAGGTATACTTCATGTGGCGGACCATCACATTTCCCCGGGCAAGAAGCAGTGGACCTGGGGCTGCGGCGATTTCGGAAAGGCCTGGGACCGGAATTTAACCGATGAAGACGGTCCTTACATTGAGCTGATGACCGGAGTCTACACCGATAACCAGCCGGATTTCACCTGGCTAAAGCCCATGGAGGAAAAAACTTTTACCCAGTATTTCATGCCTTATAAAGCCGTTGGCCCTGTAAAAAACGCCTCCATTCACGCCGTCATAAACTTAGAGACAAGGGAAAATGAGATCCATATCCTGGCATACGGAACTCAGGAGTATCCTCATGGGAGAATACTGCTGACTTACGGCAAGGAGACGCTGCTAGATGAGACTACCCTCCTTTCTCCGGTTCATACCTATGAAAAGACGCTGCATACCTATGTGGAGGATGAGACAAGGCTGACCCTTAAGGTGCTTTCCGGCGGAAGGGAGCTGGTTTCCTATACGCCTTTAAAGAAAGAAGTCCCAGAGCTGCCAAGTCCCGCCAAGGCGGCCGGTGACCCGGAAAAAATCATGACAAATGAAGAACTGTATCTGACCGGGCTTCATATTGAGCAGTACCGCCACGCCACTTACCGGCCGGACCCCTATTACATAGAAGGCTTAAAAAGGGATCCTGGGGATATGCGCATTAATAACGCTTACGGCTCCCTGCTTCTGGCCAGAGGCTGTTTTGAGGAGGCTGAGGAGCATTTTAAGAAAGCACTGAAACGGGCAGTCTGGAAAAACCCCAATCCTTACGATTCAGAACCTTGCTACAATCTGGGCCTTGCACTTTTGTATCAGGGGAAGACGGAGAAAGCCTTTGACGCTTTTTATAAGGCCACCTGGTCCGGCCAGCAGCAGGAGATGGGCTTTTATTACCTGTCCTGTATTGAATCTATGAGGGGAAATTACGAAAGCGCCCTGGAGCTTGTGGAAAAGGGACTGGTGAGAAATACCCATAATGTAAAGGCCAGAGCCTTAAAAGCTTATCTTCTTCGCAGGCTGGGCAGGACCGCAGAGGCCAGGGCCCTCATTGGGGAGAATCTGAAGGTGGATTCCTTTGATTATGTATCCCGGCTGGAGTCTGCATATCTGGAACCTGACCGTCAGGCGGAAATCAGGACAAAGATCAGCCGGCTGGCCAGAGGCTTTCACGAAAACTACTTAATGGCAGCCCGGCATTATGGGGAGTTTGGCGCATATGAAGCCGCTGTCCAGACTCTGGATCAGTGTTCCCGGAAATGGCCCATGGTCTATTACTATAAGGCTTATTATCAGGAGCTTATGGGAAGAGACAGTACAGAAGCCTTAAAGCAGGCAGAGGACTGCTCCACGGATTACTGTTTTCCCAATAAGCTGGAGGACATTCTGGTGTTAAAGCTTGCAACGGAAAAGAACCCGGAAGGGGCTAATGCCTATTATTATCTTGGGAATTTATATTATGATAAGCTTCAGTACCGTACCGCTCTTTCTTACTGGGAACAGTCCGCCCGGTTAAATCCCCGGTTCCCAACGGTATGGAGAAATTTATCACTGGCTTATTACAACAAGGAAAAGGACAGGGAAAGAGCCAAAACGGCCATGGAAACGGCCTATGGCTTAAATCCCGCCGATGCCAGGATCTTTCTGGAGCTGGATCAGCTTTACAAAAAGCTGGATATGCCGGCAGCGGAACGCCTGGAAAGATATGAGGCCGCAAGAGATGTATTTATGAAGCGTGACGACCTGATGATTGAATATGCGACCCTTTTAAATCTTCTGGGCCGCTACGGAGAGGCGTATGAATTCATTATGAACCACAAATTCCATCCCTGGGAAGGCGGGGAAGGAAAGGTGACCGCCCAGTATGTGGTATCCCTTGTGGAGCTGGCCAGGCAGGCTATGGATGAAAAGGAATGGGACAGGGCAAAAGAATACCTGACAAAGGCCCTAAAGTACCCGGAGAACCTGGGAGAAGGGAAACTGGAAGGCACCAAGGATAATCATATCAACTACTATCTGGGCGTGGTTATGGAAAACCTGGGAAGAGCAGAGGAAGCAAGAGCATATTTTGAAATGGCTTGCGTAGGAACCGATGAACCGTCGGGCATGATGTATTACAATGACCAGCCGGCGGATATGATTTATTACCAGGGTCTGGCAAAGGAAAAGCTGGGGAAACCGGTGGAAGCCAGAGCCAGGTTCGATAAGCTGCTGGATTATGGGGCAAAGCATATGCCTGATCATATGAAGATCGAATATTTCGCCGTATCCCTTCCGGATTTTCTGATTTATGAAGAAGACCTGGATAAGAAGAACAAAGCCCATTGCAACTATCTCATAGGGTTGGGAAAAATGGGTCTTGGAGACATGGCGGAGGCAAGAGAGGCCTTCTTGGAGACCATAAGGCTGGATCATACTCACTTAAACGCAATCCGGTATTTAAACATGATATAA
- a CDS encoding flavin reductase family protein, with translation MKKKETIENKNSLKSSRTAWKPGNMLYPVPAVMVSCQREGEAPNIITVAWAGTICSSPAMLSISIRPERHSYGIIKETGEFAVNLVTKDLVRAADYCGVKSGREVDKFKEMKLTPCFLEHIKAPGIEESPVSLACRVVEIKHLGSHDLFLAEVTGVSVNSRYLDEKGKFRLNEAGLIAYSHGEYFELGKKLGSFGYSVKKAEKRPSGRRKNK, from the coding sequence ATGAAAAAGAAGGAAACCATTGAAAATAAAAATTCTTTGAAAAGCTCCAGGACTGCCTGGAAGCCGGGAAATATGCTTTACCCGGTTCCTGCGGTCATGGTAAGCTGTCAGAGAGAGGGGGAAGCCCCCAATATTATTACCGTGGCATGGGCAGGAACCATATGTTCATCTCCTGCCATGCTGTCCATTTCTATCCGCCCGGAGCGTCATTCCTATGGGATCATAAAAGAAACGGGAGAGTTTGCGGTAAATCTGGTAACAAAGGATCTGGTACGGGCAGCGGATTACTGTGGGGTAAAATCCGGCAGGGAAGTGGATAAATTTAAGGAAATGAAGCTGACTCCGTGTTTCCTGGAACATATCAAAGCCCCCGGTATAGAGGAAAGTCCGGTGAGTTTAGCCTGCAGGGTAGTGGAAATCAAACATTTGGGAAGCCATGACCTGTTTCTGGCTGAGGTGACCGGAGTGTCTGTAAACAGCAGGTACTTGGATGAAAAGGGGAAATTCCGCCTGAATGAGGCAGGACTTATCGCCTATTCCCATGGAGAATACTTTGAACTGGGGAAAAAACTTGGAAGTTTCGGCTATTCTGTGAAAAAGGCAGAAAAAAGGCCGTCTGGCAGGAGGAAAAACAAATGA
- a CDS encoding ABC transporter permease, which translates to MEKNIKNRIKINGDKIVLLAAIVVVFGLFTSLNRNFLSVTNLINILVAASLVGLVAVGHTYLIIAGQNDLSPGSVAAFSGVAAALLVGKGVPFGAAVLLTIAGGVLMGLFNSFMVNRIHLEAFIATLVTQSIIRGFAYIICGGKPISISNKTFLILGKARILNIPLSVWIMVICIIIFGIILSKTKFGRSVYAIGGSMEAARLAGLNPQRIIATCYVMMGVLCSIGGIIFAARMNSGQPAANVNLEFDAITAVILGGVSFIGGVGNMGGTILGIILIQSFNTGLTMVNVPSFWQFVAKGGLLLFALATDYMRKQKRERDLLAASMKNL; encoded by the coding sequence ATGGAAAAAAACATCAAAAACAGAATCAAAATTAACGGTGACAAGATCGTACTGCTGGCAGCAATCGTAGTAGTATTCGGGCTTTTCACCTCTCTGAACAGGAATTTTCTTTCGGTTACCAACTTGATCAATATTTTGGTGGCGGCTTCCCTGGTGGGGTTGGTGGCTGTGGGTCATACATATTTGATCATTGCAGGGCAAAATGACTTGTCCCCCGGCTCCGTGGCAGCATTTTCCGGCGTTGCGGCGGCTCTGCTGGTGGGAAAAGGGGTTCCCTTCGGTGCTGCGGTGCTTCTGACCATTGCTGGCGGGGTTCTCATGGGACTTTTCAATTCCTTTATGGTAAACAGGATTCATCTGGAGGCATTTATTGCAACTCTGGTGACCCAGTCCATTATCAGGGGGTTTGCCTATATCATATGCGGCGGAAAACCAATTTCCATCAGCAACAAAACCTTTCTTATTCTGGGAAAGGCCAGGATACTGAATATTCCCCTTTCCGTATGGATTATGGTGATCTGCATCATCATCTTCGGGATCATCCTGTCCAAAACCAAATTCGGAAGAAGCGTCTATGCCATCGGCGGCAGCATGGAGGCCGCCAGACTGGCCGGATTAAATCCCCAAAGGATCATTGCCACCTGCTATGTAATGATGGGCGTCCTTTGCTCCATCGGCGGGATTATATTTGCGGCTCGTATGAATTCCGGCCAGCCGGCAGCCAATGTGAATCTGGAATTTGACGCCATTACAGCGGTAATTTTAGGCGGTGTATCCTTTATTGGCGGAGTGGGAAATATGGGAGGAACCATTCTTGGTATTATATTGATCCAGTCCTTTAATACGGGTCTTACCATGGTAAATGTCCCCAGCTTCTGGCAGTTTGTGGCAAAGGGAGGCCTTCTCTTATTCGCTCTGGCAACGGATTATATGAGAAAGCAGAAAAGAGAGAGGGATTTATTGGCAGCATCCATGAAGAATTTATAG